One part of the Thermococcus litoralis DSM 5473 genome encodes these proteins:
- a CDS encoding RuvC family protein: MRVAVVTENARVYYLATKVLREYKIPFYSLKLTDRIPFDVEVVLTSLEEYDKINFPVKIAVVNENFIDELLARLEGRKRFKNIYIAIDPGERPGVAVVADNRVIEVYHLKNPKDVGTILELLEKYPKAKIKIGHGAKRHRILMLKSLASVLGEDFPIILVNERGTTPKVGGIEISQVQDIVASINIALRDGREVKLGELIHAGEPTKGEIEYIKTRSRELSNGKITISSKLAREVAKGNLTLEEAIEIHKKKKGDKK, encoded by the coding sequence ATGAGGGTTGCGGTTGTTACTGAAAATGCGAGGGTGTACTACCTTGCAACAAAGGTCTTACGTGAGTATAAAATCCCTTTTTACAGCCTTAAGCTTACAGATAGGATCCCCTTTGATGTTGAGGTCGTTCTGACGAGCTTGGAGGAGTACGATAAAATAAATTTCCCGGTCAAGATAGCGGTTGTAAATGAGAACTTCATAGACGAACTGCTGGCGAGGCTTGAAGGGAGAAAAAGGTTTAAGAACATATACATTGCCATAGATCCCGGGGAGAGGCCGGGAGTGGCCGTTGTTGCAGACAACCGGGTAATTGAGGTCTATCATCTCAAAAATCCTAAGGACGTTGGCACGATCTTAGAGCTTTTGGAGAAGTATCCCAAGGCAAAGATTAAGATAGGACATGGGGCAAAAAGACATCGAATATTAATGCTTAAAAGCCTCGCTTCAGTGCTTGGTGAGGATTTTCCAATTATACTCGTGAATGAGAGGGGCACAACCCCAAAGGTTGGTGGGATAGAAATCTCTCAGGTGCAGGATATAGTTGCCTCGATAAACATAGCTTTAAGAGATGGAAGAGAGGTTAAATTGGGGGAGCTCATCCATGCTGGTGAACCTACAAAGGGTGAAATTGAGTATATAAAAACCCGGAGCCGAGAATTGAGTAATGGTAAAATAACAATCTCGTCGAAGCTTGCGAGAGAAGTGGCTAAGGGAAATTTGACCCTGGAAGAAGCGATTGAAATTCATAAAAAGAAAAAGGGTGATAAAAAATGA
- a CDS encoding molybdenum cofactor synthesis domain-containing protein has product MAFLKVVPLEEALKIINSLPLKPKIEEVALEEALGRVLAEDIHSPIDVPPFDRATVDGYAVRSQDTWNASESNPVVLKVIGEIHAGEEPQIELGEGEAAYISTGAVLPKGADAVIEFEIVERKGDEVIITKPTYPQAGVMKAGTDIPKGTLLLKKGTKLGFKETALLSAVGISKVKVFAKPKVAVISTGNEVILPGEDLKRGKIYDINGRAVSDAVRELGGEAYFLGIARDNEESLKEKILEGLKYDIVILSGGASGGTRDLTASIIEELGEIKVHGIAIQPGKPTIIGVIDGKPIFGLPGYPTSCLTNFTLLVAPLIRKLLGGEFETQRIKKKLAHKVFSVKGRRQFLPVKLEGEIAKPILKGSGAVTSFIEADGFVDIPENVEILEEGEEVEVILFRF; this is encoded by the coding sequence ATGGCATTTTTGAAGGTTGTTCCTCTTGAGGAAGCACTAAAAATCATTAACTCCCTACCGCTCAAGCCGAAAATTGAAGAAGTTGCCCTGGAAGAAGCTCTTGGAAGGGTTCTTGCGGAAGATATACACTCCCCCATAGATGTTCCGCCCTTTGATAGGGCAACGGTAGATGGATACGCGGTTAGGAGTCAAGACACCTGGAACGCGAGTGAGAGCAATCCGGTAGTTCTTAAGGTAATTGGAGAAATTCATGCCGGGGAAGAGCCCCAAATTGAGCTCGGCGAAGGAGAAGCCGCATACATCTCAACCGGAGCGGTGTTACCAAAAGGAGCCGATGCTGTAATAGAGTTCGAGATAGTGGAAAGAAAAGGAGACGAGGTAATAATCACCAAGCCTACGTATCCCCAAGCGGGTGTAATGAAAGCGGGGACAGATATTCCAAAGGGAACTCTTCTTTTAAAGAAGGGGACAAAACTTGGCTTCAAGGAAACTGCCCTTCTCTCTGCCGTAGGGATAAGCAAGGTGAAGGTCTTTGCAAAACCCAAAGTTGCAGTGATCAGCACAGGGAATGAGGTCATCTTACCCGGAGAAGACCTCAAACGGGGAAAAATTTACGATATTAACGGAAGGGCTGTAAGCGATGCCGTTAGAGAACTTGGAGGCGAAGCATACTTCCTCGGAATAGCAAGGGACAATGAGGAGAGCTTGAAAGAGAAAATACTTGAGGGGCTTAAGTATGACATAGTAATCCTCTCTGGCGGAGCAAGTGGAGGGACGAGGGACTTAACGGCATCAATAATAGAAGAGCTTGGGGAGATAAAAGTGCATGGAATAGCCATACAGCCCGGCAAACCAACAATAATCGGGGTTATAGATGGAAAACCTATTTTTGGACTTCCGGGATATCCAACTTCTTGTCTAACGAACTTCACCCTTCTCGTTGCCCCACTGATTAGGAAGCTCCTAGGCGGAGAGTTTGAAACCCAAAGAATCAAAAAGAAGTTGGCCCATAAGGTGTTTTCCGTCAAAGGTAGAAGACAGTTTTTACCGGTTAAGCTAGAAGGAGAAATCGCAAAACCGATCTTAAAAGGCAGTGGAGCGGTCACAAGCTTTATAGAAGCAGATGGGTTTGTTGATATTCCAGAAAACGTTGAGATACTCGAGGAAGGGGAGGAGGTAGAGGTTATCCTGTTCCGCTTTTAA
- the serS gene encoding serine--tRNA ligase encodes MLDIKLIRENPDLVKGDLIKRGELEKLKWIDEILELDEKWRENLKKINLLRRERNRLAVEIGKRKKAGEPVEELLAKSNEIVRQIEEIEKENREIKEKIDYYLWRLPNITHESVPIGKDDTENVPIKFWGKARVWKGHLESFLEQSQGKMEYEVIEWKPQLHADLLPKLGGADFERAAKVSGSRFFYLLNEIVILDLALIRFALDKLIEKGFIPVIPPYMVRRYVEEGVTSFDDFENVIYKVEGEDLYLIPTSEHPLAGLHANEILDGNDLPLLYAGVSPCFRKEAGTAGKDTKGIFRVHQFHKVEQFVYSRPEESWEWHEKLLQNAEEIFQALEIPYRVVNICTGDLGYVAAKKYDIEAWMSAQGKFREVVSCSNCTEWQARRLNIRFRDKPNEKPRFVHTLNSTAIATSRAIVAIIENFQEEDGTVKIPKVLWPYTGFKEIVPVEKKEKCCKG; translated from the coding sequence ATGCTCGATATAAAGCTCATCCGTGAAAACCCGGATCTGGTAAAGGGTGACCTAATAAAGCGTGGAGAATTAGAAAAGCTCAAATGGATAGACGAGATTCTTGAACTCGATGAAAAGTGGAGAGAAAACTTAAAGAAAATTAATCTCCTCAGAAGAGAAAGAAACAGGCTTGCTGTGGAGATAGGCAAGAGAAAAAAGGCAGGAGAGCCTGTGGAAGAGCTTTTAGCAAAGAGCAACGAAATAGTGAGACAAATTGAGGAAATCGAGAAAGAAAATAGGGAAATCAAAGAAAAAATCGACTATTATCTCTGGCGCCTTCCCAATATAACCCACGAAAGCGTCCCCATAGGAAAGGACGATACAGAGAATGTTCCAATAAAATTCTGGGGCAAGGCAAGGGTATGGAAAGGTCACTTAGAGAGCTTTCTAGAGCAGAGCCAAGGAAAGATGGAGTATGAAGTGATTGAGTGGAAACCACAGCTTCATGCTGATCTTTTACCTAAACTTGGAGGAGCGGACTTTGAAAGGGCCGCAAAGGTAAGCGGTTCAAGGTTCTTCTACCTCCTAAACGAAATCGTCATCCTTGACCTTGCATTGATAAGGTTTGCCCTCGACAAGCTCATTGAAAAAGGATTTATCCCTGTAATACCGCCGTACATGGTCAGAAGATACGTGGAAGAAGGAGTTACCAGCTTTGATGACTTTGAAAACGTGATCTACAAAGTAGAGGGAGAAGACCTCTACCTAATACCAACCTCAGAGCATCCACTTGCTGGTCTTCACGCAAACGAGATTCTTGATGGGAACGATTTACCTCTCCTCTACGCTGGGGTAAGCCCATGTTTCAGGAAAGAGGCAGGAACTGCTGGAAAAGACACTAAGGGAATTTTTAGGGTACACCAGTTCCATAAAGTTGAGCAGTTCGTATATTCAAGGCCAGAAGAAAGCTGGGAATGGCACGAAAAGCTCCTCCAGAATGCGGAAGAAATCTTTCAAGCCCTTGAGATTCCATACAGAGTTGTCAACATATGTACCGGAGACTTAGGCTACGTTGCGGCAAAGAAGTATGACATTGAAGCGTGGATGAGTGCACAAGGAAAGTTCAGAGAGGTTGTAAGCTGTTCAAACTGTACAGAATGGCAAGCGAGGAGGCTAAACATAAGGTTTAGGGACAAGCCAAACGAAAAGCCGCGCTTCGTTCACACACTCAACTCAACGGCAATAGCTACATCAAGGGCTATAGTGGCAATAATAGAGAACTTCCAAGAGGAAGATGGAACAGTAAAGATACCAAAGGTTCTCTGGCCCTACACAGGGTTTAAAGAGATAGTTCCGGTAGAGAAAAAGGAGAAGTGCTGCAAAGGTTAA